In the genome of Magnolia sinica isolate HGM2019 chromosome 2, MsV1, whole genome shotgun sequence, one region contains:
- the LOC131237941 gene encoding glucose-1-phosphate adenylyltransferase large subunit 1-like: MGSCTVSFKASVHPVQVSKGDVGNGESGIWGERLRGSLKRGVLGFKMGKSLKSWRGKCKTAATVCVLTSDVNKEIVTFQAPMFGKRQADPKSVASIILGGGAGTRLFPLTSQRAKPAVPIGGCYRLIDVPMSNCINSGINKIFILTQYNSASLNRHLARTYNFGNGVNFGDGFVEVLAATQTPGETGMKWFQGTADAVRQFTWVFEDARNKNIEHILILPGDHLYRMNYMDFVQKHIDTGVDITVSCVPMDDSRASDYGLMKIDKTGRIIQFSEKPKGADLQAMQVDTTVLGLSMQEAMEYPYIASMGVYVFRTDALLRLLRWRYPTSNDFGSEIIPGAVMEHNVQAYLFNDYWEDIGTIKSFFDANLALTDEDTKFQFYDPMTPFFTSPRFLPPTKVDKCQIQKAIISHGCFLRECSIQHSVVGVRSRLEYGVELKDTMMMGADYYQTEAEIASLLAEGKVPIGVGRNTKISNCIIDMNAKIGKDVVIQNTDDVQEADRSTEGFYIRSGITIILKNSTIKDGTII; the protein is encoded by the exons ATGGGTTCTTGTACTGTGAGCTTTAAGGCCAGCGTCCACCCGGTGCAAGTTAGCAAAGGTGACGTTGGCAATGGAGAGAGTGGAATTTGGGGGGAGAGGCTTAGAGGGAGTTTGAAGAGAGGCGTTTTGGGGTTCAAGATGGGGAAGAGTTTGAAAAGCTGGCGTGGAAAATGTAAAACTGCTGCTACTGTCTGTGTTCTTACATCAGATGTCAACAAAGAGATTGTA ACCTTTCAGGCACCAATGTTTGGGAAGCGCCAGGCGGATCCAAAGAGCGTTGCTTCGATCATATTGGGTGGAGGTGCTGGTACCCGCCTTTTCCCTCTGACCAGCCAAAGGGCAAAGCCTGCT GTTCCTATCGGAGGATGCTATCGGCTTATCGATGTTCCTATGAGCAATTGCATCAACAGTGGCATAAACAAGATATTCATCCTCACCCAGTACAACTCTGCTTCGCTCAATCGCCACCTTGCTCGTACTTACAACTTTGGAAATGGTGTCAACTTTGGGGATGGATTTGTAGAG GTCTTGGCGGCCACTCAGACACCTGGTGAAACTGGAATGAAGTGGTTCCAGGGCACAGCTGATGCTGTGAGACAATTCACATGGGTCTTTGAG GATGCCAGGAATAAGAACATCGAGCATATACTGATCTTGCCCGGTGACCATCTTTATCGAATGAATTACATGGACTTTGTGCAG AAGCATATTGACACGGGCGTTGATATTACAGTTTCATGTGTACCAATGGATGACAG CCGTGCGTCTGATTACGGATTGATGAAAATAGATAAGACGGGCCGCATTATCCAATTCTCTGAGAAACCAAAGGGTGCTGACCTTCAAGCCATG CAAGTTGACACCACTGTTCTAGGATTGTCTATGCAAGAAGCCATGGAATATCCCTATATTGCATCCATGGGAGTGTATGTTTTCAGAACAGATGCTCTGCTAAGGCTTTTGAG GTGGAGGTATCCAACATCCAATGACTTTGGATCAGAAATCATTCCTGGTGCTGTGATGGAACACAATGTCCAG GCATATTTATTCAATGATTACTGGGAGGACATTGGAACAATCAAATCATTCTTCGACGCCAACTTGGCCCTTACAGATGAG GATACAAAATTCCAGTTTTATGACCCAATGACACCTTTCTTCACATCACCTCGATTCCTACCGCCAACAAAAGTAGATAAATGCCAG ATTCAGAAAGCAATCATATCTCATGGGTGCTTCTTGCGGGAATGTAGCATTCAACATTCTGTTGTCGGTGTTCGCTCCCGCTTAGAATACGGTGTGGAGTTAAAG GATACAATGATGATGGGTGCCGACTATTACCAAACCGAAGCTGAAATAGCATCCCTGCTAGCAGAGGGAAAGGTTCCCATTGGTGTTGGACGGAATACCAAAATCAG CAATTGTATCATCGACATGAATGCTAAGATTGGAAAAGACGTCGTCATCCAAAACACAGAT GATGTGCAAGAAGCAGACAGATCAACAGAAGGGTTCTATATTCGATCCGGGATCACCATTATTCTGAAGAACTCGACAATCAAAGACGGCACTATCATTTAG